One genomic window of Metopolophium dirhodum isolate CAU chromosome 4, ASM1992520v1, whole genome shotgun sequence includes the following:
- the LOC132943090 gene encoding NBAS subunit of NRZ tethering complex-like isoform X1, which produces MSEEILYIVSDYVQWHETVDLKKSSKKSPLSVVDYIGALKYFPYFSSEILISNEPTWKFCIGGNGQVLSVVQHHTLEMRTEKHYNKTIAKATLPDLISNDLYPSKRVLSWSPDCSIFAIATSHGHIACYDLLASNLFVIKSIQNSTKQPTNNIFAKEMVFLDLRTRSSKWSYELILIGGNGSLTSYAVSTVYGYQIQHTFNFIQVLGASLLSSVSSCSDPAYIITSSDIQNKLDLNDSGLNLWSMISYEPYYNPVLSSNIIQDGFLSRFINMVLRKKNKFIIKMSLSPSSTLLACLYGTRTVCIWNFPEITACKSWSVNDQKELGGIIDIEWWCNELLILGCFDGTLIICSEKGQQSVVITKMNPCCFKLCGSYNSNNFVVADYETIESVNNSQDSSVNSKPTTTNVYKLIAVTKTTPQQLLMKKIQEKQYEDALQLALKYNLDKDLVYKHQWCNSLVLEESINNILSKVSDKQWIVHECCNRVSETLIGAKQLIAYGLEITDFSAYLSIESENTSTFSQEGKEFIISRLKLLNYLDKLTTYEMVLKKMDGNSEALYSACTYKHLRDLSPLQWALQLARQCQVDAVSIVFTYYSDHVIPYWLDILNDFPETLMLKLYRHLLPVWDPSEKKVILLESKILRELDWCESDRFKILTGTFENIKTVSLTEYDLIHWYTKRIRNIELCTKLVQHTLEMATIARENNIKGLEQLHEDLSVLEVLVYEVGLENMFLEDIEQLNTLEKASLFMSRCDDNLFLNNLTNYFLPFIQTKADTFYLLEQYLIQTSQSSLKKLSQYFEYVQINGWCINVSDEAKIVLGLKCIYTYTRTDQLDEAQSIVLSLLKSVKNTVENRSNIKKLEDTKQLINASKLLLTYGIRYPLKVLIDNLTNIVFFRKVMISICEYTSINNQTEKYWSNVLGDLLKIAELCFPSLSIEICYEEYVKMLLGSQNQKIIPLSKDVLLGKLPEHLSLRIVIDTFDMYFDRAKSFNDASMALAKLCLQIIPDAEDLLLHEWNLISAMTIFNTLGTKLLPVQVRQCKNKWKLIDITISSKPNNYTLLKKLITLANKLDIKCHDSFTSTESNILFKCAMVAYQANDLKFASKICVQLMDKNEPSVWPLCIELGVHNDIIDIGLKIKVLSFAVLNCPVEKIVSIIELRKLLENENTEQIIGYDSQIVVPIIKNINYLAISNNESSLHSNCSNCVEVGLSHDELLSNLRELLTVSYNHSNYDQVLAIYGFKYLGYDSKMSVLCFLHISNDSIVDECFNCCEGVLSTKLALYIYALRYAHKVMRNVEIFKVPTDQLIKEVMSDLDAQSSVSNLEIGNYLRKYALLYSKCAKGLDLNVSPEEMNKELIRMAGTGQVKHLEKALEICHRQSLDINDKLLLEFLKHCLHTIPARNIEEMLTTMEFNSLIQNNKQFYNSFMLEVYEDVPGTNHNVLIAYYTVLNFIIPNDHGQLEDNITPIQHIKLLKRVHSTIPDIDYKLLLNPETTYETFSMAQQTGCSAPVLNRLLKSLPEKIQHRIKLSRSTSSVSDVCQDNVDFNQLIQQTKSPADVDKIVKLLSQANEFNEVWVEALKRLLVFQPHEFRISISVLKYTCSKHNFTKQELEDFSSIPNVNVILLYLFYLLSGESAVEAAAISFFKTNHVLPDLVLDTILEYGLVEQLVECEEMMNNLTRRALAGNSGKNCRLVCEQLASTGRSLLAGSLYLSHNGVPAALKTNVAAREISESYLGRNTKDK; this is translated from the exons ATGAGCGAAGAAATTTTGTACATTGTATCGGATTATGTTCAATGGCATGAAACTGTAGATTTG aaaaaatcCTCCAAGAAAAGCCCTCTAAGTGTTGTTGATTACATTggtgcattaaaatattttccctaTTTTTCTtcagaaatattaatttctaatgaACCAACATGGAAGTTTTGTATTGGAGGCAATGGCCAAGTTTTGTCTGTTGTCCAACATCATACACTGGAAATGCGCACagagaaacattataataagaCTATAGCAAAAGCaacat tacCTGATTTAATATCAAATGATTTATACCCATCAAAAAGAGTATTGTCATGGAGTCCAGATTGTTCAATTTTCGCAATTGCCACTTCACATGGTCACATTGCTTGCTATGATCTCTTAGCctcaaatttatttgttattaaatct ATCCAAAATAGTACTAAACaacctaccaataatatattCGCCAAGGAAATGGTATTTTTAGATTTGCGAACACGGTCTTCAAAATG GTCATATGAGCTGATTTTAATTGGTGGAAATGGATCGTTAACTAGCTATGCTGTATCTACTGTGTATGGTTACCAAATTCAACACacgtttaattttattcaagtaCTAGGTGCTTCATTATTATCATCTGTTTCATCATGTTCAGATCCAGCTTACATAATTACATCTTCggatatacaaaataaattg gaCTTAAATGATTCTGGCTTAAATTTATGGTCAATGATTTCATACGAGCCATATTACAATCCAGTTTTATCTTCAAATATTATACAGGATGGGTTTTTATCCAGGTTTATTAATATGGTActtcgtaaaaaaaat aaatttattattaaaatgagttTATCACCTTCATCTACACTGTTAGCGTGTTTATATGGAACCCGAACAGTCTGCATTTGGAATTTTCCAGAAATAac tgCTTGCAAGAGTTGGTCTGTAAATGATCAAAAAGAATTGGGTGGCATTATTGATATTGAATGGTGGTGTAATGAG CTTCTAATTTTGGGTTGTTTTGATGGCACTCTAATCATTTGCAGTGAAAAGGGCCAACAGAGTGTAGTTATCACTAAAATGAATCCTTGTTGTTTCAAATTATGTGGTtcatataatagcaataattttGTTGTTGCCGATTATGAAACAATCGAGTCTGTCAATAATTCtcag gaTTCTAGTGTAAATTCCAAACCAACAACAACAAATGTGTATAAACTTATTGCTGTAACCAAAACTACTCCTCAGCAGTTACTCAtgaaaaaa ATACAGGAAAAGCAATATGAAGATGCATTGCAACTagcattgaaatataatttggaTAAAGATTTAGTTTATAAGCATCAATGGTGTAATAGTTTAGTTCTAGAAgaatctattaataatattttg AGCAAAGTATCTGATAAGCAATGGATTGTGCATGAGTGTTGCAACCGAGTTTCAGAAACATTAATTGGAGCAAAGCAATTGATTGCATACGGCTTAGAAATAACTGATTTTTCTGCATACCTAAGTATAGAATCTGAAAACACGa GTACATTCAGCCAAGAAGGTaaagaatttataatatcaagatTAAAACTCTTAAATTACTTGGATAAACTAACTACTTATGAAATGGTATTGAAAAAAATGGATGGAAACAGTGAAGCCCTTTACAGTGCATGCACATATAAACATCTTAGAGATTTGAGTCCTTTACAATGGGCTTTGCAGTTGGCTAGACAGTGCCAAGTTGACGCAGTTTCTATTGTTTTTACCTACTATAGTGATCATGTTATTCCATACTGGTTGGACATATTGAATGATTTTCCAGAGACACTAATGCTGAAGTTGTACAG acATTTATTGCCAGTTTGGGATCCAtctgaaaaaaaagttatattattagagTCGAAAATCTTAAGAGAACTTGATTGGTGCGAGTCtgatagatttaaaatattaactggcACTTTTGAGAACATAAAAACTGTTTCTTTGACTGAATATGACCTCATTCATTGGTATACAAAAAGAATTAGAAATATTGAGTTATGTACTAAATTAGTCCAACATACGTTAGAAATGGCTACCATTGCTCGTGAAAATAACATcaag GGGTTAGAACAATTGCATGAAGATTTATCCGTTCTAGAAGTATTGGTATATGAAGTTGGCTTAGAGAATATGTTTTTGGAAGATATTGAACAATTGAACACTTTAGAAAAAGCATCATTGTTTATGTCAAgg tgTGATGACAATTTGTTCTTGAATAATCTAACAAACTATTTCTTACCATTTATACAAACTAAAgctgatacattttatttgctGGAGCAATATCTAATACAAACTAGTCAAAgttccttaaaaaaattgtctcag TATTTCGAGTATGTCCAAATTAATGGTTGGTGTATAAATGTATCAGATGAAGCAAAAATAGTTTTAGGTCTTAAATGCATTTATACGTACACAAGAACTGATCAATTAGATGAGGCACAAAGTATTGTTTTAtcattgttaaaaagtgtaaa AAATACTGTTGAAAATAgatctaatataaaaaaacttgaagATACTAAGCAATTAATAAATGCTTCAAAATTATTACTAACATATGGTATTAGATATCCTCTTAAAGTGTTGATCGATAATTTGACCAACATTGTTTTTTTCCGAAAAGTTATGATATCCATATGTGAATATACATCAAT aaATAATCAAACTGAAAAGTATTGGTCAAATGTACTTGgtgatttgttaaaaattgcAGAGTTATGTTTCCCGTCACTTTCAATTGAAATATGTTACGag gaaTATGTCAAAATGCTATTGGGtagtcaaaatcaaaaaataataccattaaGTAAAGATGTTTTATTGGGTAAATTACCAGAGCACTTAAGTTTAAGGATTGTTATAGACACATTTGATATGTATTTCGATCGAGCAAAGTCTTTCAATGATGCATCAATGGCCTTAGCAAA attatgtttacaaattatacctGATGCCGAAGATTTACTGTTACATGAATGGAATTTAATTTCTGCTATGACAATATTTAACACTCTTGGTACTAAATTACTTCCAGTCcaag tgcgtcaatgtaaaaataaatggaaGTTGATAGACATTACTATATCTTCTAAACcaaacaattatacattattgaaaAAGTTAATAACATTAGCTAACAAATTGGATATTAAATGTCATGATAGCTTTACTTCTACCGAatccaatattttattcaaatgtgcTATGGTTGCATATCaa GCTAATGATTTGAAATTTGCTTCTAAAATATGTGTTCAATTGATGGACAAAAATGAACCATCAGTATGGCCATTATGCATTGAATTAGGAGTACATAacgatattattgatattggtttgaaaataaaagttttgtCATTTGCTGTGCTTAATTGTCCAGTggaaaaaattgtttcaattattGAATTGAG GAAATtattggaaaatgaaaataccGAACAAATAATTGGATATGATTCTCAAATAGTGGTTCCAAT aattaaaaatatcaattacctCGCTATATCAAATAACGAAAGTTCGTTACATTCAAATTGTTCTAATTGTGTTGAAGTTGGCCTATCACATGATGAGTTATTATCCAATTTAAGAGAATTGCTTACAGTCTCTTATAACCATTCAAATTATGACCAAG ttTTGGCTATTTATGGCTTCAAATATCTTGGATATGATTCAAAAATGTCAGTATTATGTTTTTTGCATATATCAAACGATAGTATTGTAGACGAGTGTTTCAATTGTTGCGAAGGTGTTCTTAGTACTAAACTAGcactatatatttatgcattacGTTATGCGCATAAAGTCATGCGCaatgttgaaatttttaaagtacctacagatcaa ttGATCAAAGAAGTTATGTCTGACCTTGATGCTCAATCTTCAGTATCTAATCTTGAAATAGGAAATTATTTACGTAAATATGCGTTGTTATATAGTAAATGTGCAAAAGGATTGGATTTGAATGTAAGCCCAGAAGAAATGAATAAAGAACTTATAAGGATGGctgg aacTGGTCAAgtaaaacatttagaaaaagCATTGGAAATATGCCATAGGCAATCATTAGATATAAATGATAAGTTATTGTTAgagtttttaaaacattgtttacACACAATACCTGCAAGAAATATAGAGGAAATGTTAACAACAATGGAATTCAATAGTTTGATTCAgaacaataaacaattttataatagttttatgcTTGAGGTTTATGAAGACGTGCCTGGAACTaatcataatgttttaattGCCTACTATACTGTGCTAAATTTTATCATTCCTAATGATCATGGGCAGTTAGAGGATAACATAACACCTATTCAGCATATCAAACTGCTGAAGAGAGTTCATAGTACTATTccag ATATTGATTATAAGTTATTGTTAAACCCTGAAACTACCTATGAAACATTTTCTATGGCCCAACAAACTGGATGTAGTGCTCCTGTACTAAATAGATTGTTGAAAAGTCTACCGGAGAAAATACAACATCGTATAAAACTATCTCGTTCT acatcTTCAGTGTCTGATGTCTGTCAAGATAATGTGGATTTCAATCAGTTAATACAACAGACTAAATCACCGGCAGATGTTGATAAAATTGTTAAACTATTATCTCAGGCAAATGA aTTTAATGAAGTATGGGTTGAAGCTTTGAAACGGTTATTAGTGTTTCAACCACACGAGTTTCGAATTTCAATATCTGTACTAAAATATACCTGTAGTAAACACAATTTTACTAAACAG gAATTAGAAGATTTTAGTAGTATCCCAaatgtaaatgttattttactttatttgttttatttattatctggtGAAAGTGCTGTAGAAGCAGCTgctataagtttttttaaaactaatcat GTACTGCCTGATTTGGTATTGGACACTATTCTTGAATATGGTCTGGTAGAACAATTGGTTGAATGTGAAGAGATGATGAACAATCTTACACGTCGAGCATTAGCTGGGAATAGTGGAAAAAATTGCCGATTAGTCTGTGAGCAGTTAGCCTCTACTGGGCGTAGTTTGTTGGCTGGTTCATTGTATTTAAGTCACAATGGTGTGCCAGCTGCATTGAAAACCAACGTGGCTGCAAGAGAAATATCTGAAAGCTATTTGGGCAGAAATACAAAAGATAagtga